Sequence from the Podarcis raffonei isolate rPodRaf1 chromosome 16, rPodRaf1.pri, whole genome shotgun sequence genome:
tctgcgcatgcgcaagcggcgaaacccggaagtaacgctctccgttacttctgggttgccaaggAGCGCAACTTGAACGCACTCAACTCAAAGCGtcctcaacccgaggtatgactgtatataaactcaattaagaataagaataagaataagaatattttACGGCAGTCACCATCagtgctagtaaaggtaaagggacccctgaccattaggtccagtcgcggacaactctggggttgcggcgctcatctcgctttattggccgagggagccggcgtacagcttccaggtcatgtggccagcatgactaagccgcttctgcaaaccagagcagcgcacagaaatgctgtttaccttcccgccggagcaggacctatttatctacttgcactttgatgtgctttcgaactgctaggttggcaggagcagggacagagcaatgggagctcaccccgttgcagggattcaactgccgaccttctgatcggcaagcccaaggctcagtggtttaacccacagcgccacccgcgtccctaccatcaataaaacatcagtcattaaaagcttccctaaacagggctgccttcagatgttgtctaaaagtctgctagttgttcttctctttgacatctggtgggagggcgttccacaggttgggcatcaccaccaagaaggccctctgcctagttccctgtaacttggcttctcgcagcaagggaaccgccagaaggccctcggcgctggacctcagtgtccaggtagaacaatgggggtggagacgctccttcaggtctactggaccaaggccgtttagggctttaaaggtcagcaccaacactttgaattgtgctcagaaacgtactgggaaccaatgtaggtctttcaagaccagtgttatgtggtctcagtggctgctcccagtcaccagtctagctgccgcattctggattagtcgtAAAAAACACCAGTGCCACCTATCCTGATCAATTTAGATTTTACACAAAACCAAAAGCAGGTTCTGTGGCACAAAAGGcagtgctaaataataataataataattattattattattattattattattattattattctctagaAATCTCACCAAGATCTGGAGGTATCTGGTTTGGAGGGATTGAATTAAACTTGGCCAACTATACAAGATGTCACATGCCATGAAGTCCTTTATTTTGTGATTGTCTAGGAAAGAATTGTCACATTGTTACATCGGTCATGTTACGTTGGTCACATTTCATTTGCCAGAAAACCTCTTTTCTGCAGTTTTCAAATAAACATTACCACCGATTTGACACTTGGCCGTGAAACGTTAGTATAGTGCAACAAACAGAAGAAAAATTGATTCATACTTTCAGAGGAAAAGCTTGCCCACGTTACAGATAAgttcttgaggttgcaaagctgtTACATTGGCTACATCTTTttgaaaaaacacaataaaaagaaaacatttaaacaACCTTGGCCATAATGATTGATTGTTTTTATAGGGAAGGATCAAGGCAGGTAAGAAACAGCTTCATGTTAATTGGAGTTACATAATACTAGTCAAATCACACGCAGTATATATGCAAAGAAGCTGCAAATGTTACGTTGGTCACTACAGAATCGCCCATCAATTCTTGAAATCGTAATTTGGGAAGCGGGAATTCTGGTCAAAACAGTTTTCCATGGCGGCACCATCCATTAGGCAGCACTTATTCTGTTCCATCTTTACTGCGCCTTGCTGTTCGCACATCTTGTTCAAGAGGGCTGACCACTGGACCAGGAGAGATACATATGAGACGGTCAATAAGATGGCTAAGTAGGGTTTCTTAATCTGGGCCCAAACTCTGAGCCTCTTTTTAATATGTGTCCGAATGTCTGttttgcaaaatgtgtgtgtgtgtgtggatttgcaCACAAAACAGCAACAGATTGAGAAGAGGGCAGCTTTGGGTCGTCTGCAGAGCACTCTCTCGTCCCGAAGTAACCAACGATCACATTTGGCATTCGAGACGAGGCTGTTCTTTtgcctctgtacagtggtacctcagttctcgaaCGTCTCTGTTGACGAACGTTTCGGAAAACCCGGAATCaaaggcttccattttcaaacgtgccttggaagtcgaacgactTCCGCCGTGTGTTTTTCAGTTTTCTCCGTTGAATTTGCAGCCTGCCCTttctttgcgcctcggttttcgaacgtttcggaacctGAAGGGTCTTCCAGAatagattacgttcgagaaccgaggtaccactgtacaactgaaTCCTAATTGCCTTCCCAATCACTTCCCATCactttgcccggacactgaggtccagggccgagggtcttctggtggtcccctcactgcgagaagccaagttatagggaaccaggcagaggaccttcttggtggtggcgcccgccctgtggaacgccctctcatcagatgtcaaggaaataaacaactatcagacttttagaagacatctgagggcagccctgtttagggaagtttttaatgactgatgttttattgtatttttaatctttgttagaagccgcccagagtggctggggaaacccagctagatgggcagggtataaataataaattattattattattattattagttgggaAATGAAGTCACTCTTGTCAGGAGCAAGAGCTAGTATCAAAAATGCAAACTTGTCTTAATTTGGGAAGGGGTGTGATTGTCTTATTGTGGGTTTCAGAACCACCACCACCGACGTTCCCCTGACCGCCAGTCTTCACAATGTCTGGTTCCTTGTTCATCACACTAGGAGATCCTGACCCACCTAacgcaggggtggggaacatctgtacctccccagatgttgatggactccagctctcagctgccccagccagtatggtcaaggcaacatctggagggccacagatgttcCGAACCCTGATAAGATTAACAAATTTGGGGTGAGAACAGTTGGGCTTCAGAGACAGGGAttgtgtcctttttttaaaagaaggattcCCTCAGAATGCTTGATAGGGCATATTCAACACCAACAAAATCCAAGCACACAAGGAAGGTTTTTAGACCCACCCCCCTtccaaagaaaggaaggaaggaaagggagggaaggaaggaaggaaggaaggaaggaaggaaggaaggaaggaaggaaggagagggagggagggagggaagagggaagagggaaggaaggatgaaaagggagggagggaggggagggaaggaaggaaagggaaggaaggagggaaggaaggaaggaaggaaggaaggaaggaaaaagttgGAAAGATTACAAGTCTTTCTAAGGATATCTAAGAGCAGCCACCCCCTTACCCTGGAATGAGCCTAAGAGCAGCGCCCCCCTGACCCCACAAGGCCCCCATATTAAAGCAGTTGCCATATTTGTCAGGCCAAGGAGGACAATGAGAAGCACTCACTGCTTTCTGGGAGCAAGGGAGCTTCTCTTTTTCAGACTGCTGGCAGCACTTGCCCAGTGCGCCTCCCAGATCCACGAGGACATTAGCCTTGTCATAGACGTTTGAGTAACCGGAGCCTTTCAGGCCCTGGGACAGCTTCTTACTCCCATCCTTGCAGATGTTCCCGATATTCTTGGCACTGGGGCGGGCAGGTGGGAATTTTTCTGGCCCTCCTTCAGCCTTTcctagtaatataataataataataataataataataataataataataataataataatttttatttataccccgccctccccagccagagccgggctcagggtggctaacaacagtaaaaattacagtaaaaacataataggggaaaaacaaaaaaaccccaatttaaattacaggttaaaatgcaatttaaaacgcAACCTCGTTTTAAAAGTAGCTCATGGGGAAGATGAGAGCGAGAGAAGGATGGAAATCAAACTACGCCCATCCCAGTAGAAGGAAGACGACACCGCCAAAGATGACGAAGGAGATTGGCAAAACAAACTGATGAACTATACTGGACACACCaggcaatccccccccctttttttaaaaagggagaaatgGTCAGGCATAATCAGTAAGCTTTGTGCATTGATTTCTACATTAGTCGAACTTTTAAAAGCTCACTTGTAATAAtatccgccatgacctccctgccaatttggatacaataaaggaactggaggcccctcgactgtcctcaggtccagtattggaccacgttgaccggatatccccagccgatgtggacagactcctcggAGCTGGAAagcctgtcctctcgacccgtgcccgtcttggctgattagagcataTCCAGACGAGGTGctggcccccctgggggatatcatcaatttgtcccttggcaccgggatattcccaggggaactgaaggaggcagtggtgcgcccgctcttaaagaaaacatcattagatcccttagatctatccaattaccgcccggtttcgaatcttccattcctgggtaaggtgattgaggaggaggaggaggaggagtttggatttgatatcccgcctttcactccctttaaggagtctcaaagcggctaacattctcctttcagaGCAGTCGCTGAACAGCTTGGCAGGTTTCTGAATGacacatcggctctggatccattccagtccggcttccgcgctggtcatgggaccgagacggctctggtcgccctaacagatgatctccgcaggcagctggatcgaggcgggtcggggctgcttattcttctagacctgtcagcagccttcaacatggtcgatcacgaactcctggaccacc
This genomic interval carries:
- the LOC128404267 gene encoding extracellular matrix protein 1-like, which gives rise to MADIITRKAEGGPEKFPPARPSAKNIGNICKDGSKKLSQGLKGSGYSNVYDKANVLVDLGGALGKCCQQSEKEKLPCSQKAWSALLNKMCEQQGAVKMEQNKCCLMDGAAMENCFDQNSRFPNYDFKN